One stretch of Streptomyces sp. A2-16 DNA includes these proteins:
- a CDS encoding TniB family NTP-binding protein has translation MTTWQGWHRFATTDPPTPPQPGQAPRSLEERLAYHSAFVTIRTPAMSQLATQVRTLMILGRHQQATARPSLIVTGPAAAGKPAALLSVGRACHLAHTRKTPAPPGSAHATVPVAYVLVPPGATAKTLIAEFARYLGIPVTTRMAQTQITDAVCHTYTAAGIQLVLIDEIHRLNPRTTTGAQAADLIKDLTEHLRATFVYAGINLPDTPLFSGTRGAQLAARAALIDCGPLPARHGNTHPFRDVITDIENNLDLQQHKPGTLPRHAPYLHQRTAGRIGSLTRLIREAAITAICDGTERITKKTLDAIRLDHLAEQHHRPRTRGR, from the coding sequence CTGACCACCTGGCAGGGCTGGCACCGCTTCGCCACCACCGACCCGCCCACCCCGCCCCAGCCCGGCCAGGCGCCCCGAAGCCTTGAGGAACGCCTCGCCTACCACTCCGCGTTCGTCACCATCCGCACCCCCGCCATGAGCCAACTCGCCACCCAGGTCCGCACCCTGATGATCCTGGGCCGCCACCAACAGGCCACCGCACGGCCCTCGCTGATCGTCACCGGACCCGCCGCAGCTGGGAAACCCGCCGCACTCCTGAGCGTCGGCCGCGCCTGCCACCTCGCCCACACCCGCAAAACCCCCGCACCGCCCGGGTCAGCACACGCCACAGTGCCCGTGGCGTACGTCCTGGTGCCGCCCGGCGCCACCGCGAAAACCCTCATCGCCGAATTCGCCCGCTACCTCGGCATCCCCGTAACCACCCGCATGGCCCAGACCCAGATCACCGATGCCGTCTGCCACACCTACACCGCCGCCGGCATCCAACTCGTCCTCATCGACGAAATCCACCGCCTCAACCCCCGCACCACCACCGGCGCCCAAGCCGCCGACCTCATCAAGGACCTCACCGAACACCTGCGGGCCACGTTCGTCTACGCCGGCATCAACCTCCCCGACACCCCCCTCTTCAGCGGGACACGCGGAGCCCAACTCGCCGCACGCGCCGCCCTCATCGACTGCGGCCCCCTCCCCGCCCGCCACGGCAACACCCACCCCTTCCGCGACGTCATCACCGACATCGAAAACAACCTCGACCTTCAGCAGCACAAACCCGGCACCCTCCCCCGCCACGCCCCCTACCTCCACCAACGCACCGCCGGCCGCATCGGATCCCTCACAAGACTCATCCGGGAAGCCGCCATCACCGCCATCTGCGACGGCACCGAACGCATCACCAAAAAAACACTCGACGCCATCCGCCTCGACCACCTCGCCGAGCAACACCACCGCCCCCGCACACGAGGCCGCTGA
- a CDS encoding crosslink repair DNA glycosylase YcaQ family protein — protein sequence MHELSLPEARTIAVSAQGLHLPAPEPEALSTLRGLGCIQLDTISVVRRSHELVQLARGVEPSAAARLTGPSGSPVLFEYWAHAASLIPIELWPLFRFRRHGYRTRGWSGPPVDAAACDHVRTVLAERGAVTISDVGGAQGSGWERSSVNKWALEWLLAIGDVACVHRRGWQRVYQLTETVIPQELRDQTLSSAECVRALAAVALRALGVATAGDVADYFRLPVKQVALVMDELDEAEPAQVEGWPEPAWVCRPQLHTTAVIKDLTTPLSPFDSLIWHRPRMQRLFGVEYLLEAYKPARTRQCGYFGMPVLSGTEITGRIAVRISKGQAQVEGYQVADGHDPERLQTALQTLCEWGGARDVPVFSPHAQPTGAAS from the coding sequence GTGCATGAGCTGTCCCTTCCCGAAGCCCGGACCATCGCGGTCAGTGCCCAGGGCCTTCACCTTCCCGCCCCCGAGCCCGAGGCGCTGTCCACGCTGCGGGGTCTTGGCTGCATCCAGCTCGATACGATCAGTGTGGTGCGCCGCTCGCACGAACTGGTTCAACTGGCCCGGGGGGTTGAGCCCTCGGCAGCCGCCCGGCTCACCGGTCCCTCCGGCTCGCCGGTGCTGTTCGAGTACTGGGCGCACGCCGCCAGCCTGATCCCGATCGAGCTGTGGCCGCTGTTCCGCTTCCGCCGCCATGGCTACCGGACCCGCGGCTGGAGCGGTCCTCCGGTCGATGCCGCTGCCTGTGACCACGTCCGTACGGTCCTGGCTGAGCGCGGCGCGGTGACCATCAGCGACGTCGGCGGCGCCCAGGGCAGCGGGTGGGAACGGTCCTCGGTGAACAAATGGGCCCTGGAGTGGCTGCTGGCTATCGGCGACGTCGCGTGCGTCCACCGGCGCGGATGGCAGCGGGTCTACCAACTGACCGAGACCGTCATCCCACAGGAACTGCGCGATCAGACTCTCAGCTCCGCAGAGTGCGTGAGGGCCCTTGCCGCCGTGGCGCTGCGTGCCCTCGGTGTCGCCACCGCTGGGGACGTTGCGGACTACTTCCGCCTGCCGGTCAAACAAGTCGCCCTGGTCATGGATGAGTTGGACGAAGCTGAGCCTGCACAGGTCGAGGGATGGCCGGAACCCGCGTGGGTCTGCCGGCCCCAACTGCATACAACCGCAGTCATCAAGGATCTCACCACCCCCCTGTCCCCCTTCGACTCCCTCATCTGGCACCGTCCACGCATGCAGCGCCTCTTCGGCGTCGAATACCTGCTGGAAGCCTACAAACCGGCCCGTACCCGCCAGTGCGGCTACTTCGGCATGCCGGTCCTCTCCGGAACGGAGATCACCGGACGCATCGCCGTACGCATCAGCAAGGGCCAGGCCCAGGTCGAGGGCTACCAAGTCGCCGACGGACACGACCCCGAGCGCCTGCAAACCGCCCTGCAGACCCTGTGCGAATGGGGCGGCGCCCGCGATGTCCCCGTCTTCAGCCCGCACGCCCAGCCAACAGGAGCCGCCTCGTGA
- a CDS encoding caspase family protein, translated as MSVLPDPGASRAVLVGSSRFEHLEPLPAVANNLRALADLLCSPLSLHLPAQHVTVVEDPAAAHAVVGAVRQAAAEASDTLIVYFAGHGLVDAQDQLVLALPHTEFGRIETGLPYDWVRQVLLLDSRAERHVVILDCCYSGLALGRMSAGTGLADQAAVEGSFLLAAAAETRTALAPVGETYTAFTGALLEALRRGVPGGPALVDLGVLYRHLRLTMEARGHPVPQARDRNSGAQVALGRNHADLPAAPVAAAGAAGAGAGERPWPDPRAIRTVTGFFTALGQVRVVSGLTHRAVSERSAGRMAAGTVGALLNRSTLPATWGTTAVYLSACGVPDEQITQWQSAWQQLRAQSLPAKTGSPDVTGDGGPEKARAWQRPLSAFRRRRDH; from the coding sequence GTGAGTGTGCTGCCCGATCCGGGGGCCTCGAGGGCTGTGCTGGTGGGCTCGAGCCGCTTTGAGCATCTGGAGCCGTTGCCGGCTGTGGCGAACAATCTGCGGGCTCTGGCCGATCTTTTGTGTAGTCCGCTGTCGCTGCACCTGCCCGCCCAGCATGTAACTGTTGTGGAGGATCCGGCTGCCGCGCATGCGGTGGTGGGCGCGGTGCGGCAGGCGGCCGCCGAGGCCAGCGACACGCTGATCGTCTACTTTGCCGGGCACGGACTGGTCGATGCCCAGGATCAGCTTGTTCTGGCTCTGCCGCATACCGAGTTCGGCCGCATCGAGACCGGTTTGCCCTATGACTGGGTGCGCCAGGTGCTGCTGCTGGACTCCCGGGCCGAGCGGCATGTGGTGATTTTGGACTGCTGTTACAGCGGTCTGGCTCTGGGGAGGATGAGCGCGGGGACGGGGCTTGCCGACCAGGCGGCGGTGGAGGGCAGTTTCCTGCTGGCGGCCGCAGCTGAGACCCGTACTGCTTTGGCGCCCGTGGGGGAGACCTACACGGCGTTCACTGGGGCGCTGCTGGAGGCTCTGAGGCGGGGCGTGCCCGGCGGTCCCGCGCTGGTTGACCTCGGGGTGCTGTACCGGCATCTGCGCCTGACGATGGAGGCGCGGGGGCATCCTGTTCCGCAGGCGCGGGACCGCAACAGCGGTGCCCAGGTCGCGCTCGGGCGTAACCACGCGGATCTGCCCGCCGCGCCCGTTGCTGCGGCTGGGGCGGCGGGTGCGGGTGCGGGGGAGCGGCCCTGGCCGGATCCGCGCGCGATCCGTACCGTGACCGGGTTCTTCACCGCTCTCGGGCAGGTGCGGGTGGTCAGTGGACTGACTCATCGGGCGGTCAGTGAGCGTTCGGCCGGACGCATGGCGGCCGGCACCGTCGGCGCTCTACTCAACCGCAGCACCCTCCCGGCGACTTGGGGTACCACGGCCGTCTACCTCTCAGCGTGCGGTGTTCCCGATGAACAGATCACGCAGTGGCAGAGCGCCTGGCAGCAGCTGCGCGCGCAGAGCCTGCCGGCCAAGACGGGCAGCCCGGACGTCACCGGTGACGGAGGGCCTGAGAAGGCCAGAGCGTGGCAGCGCCCTTTGTCGGCCTTCCGCCGCAGGCGGGATCACTGA
- a CDS encoding Mu transposase C-terminal domain-containing protein, with the protein MPAPSQATLYRLVTSLARPGELPTGPVRAIPASFDGRAFTPTTALRPGEQVQVDTTRLDVFALFDDGRLARPELTIAIDVATRAILAAVLCPSATKAVDAALLLAEMAVPHPARPTWPGILRMDHAPQLPHQRLATLDERLAGAAARPVVLPETIVVDRGRVFVSRAFTAACESLGISVQPAPPFAPTAKGIVERAFGTINALFCQHLPGYTGSDVTRRGPDTEHDACYSVPQLQDLLDEWLVHYHHRPHEGLRHPMMPRKALTPNQMWAALVAVAGYVPVPLTGHDYLELLPVRWQAITASGIRIHHRTYDADLLAPYRGQASRVTARGGKWEIHHNPHDARQIWVRLPDGHLTEIPWIHRDHVHRPFNDRTWQHIKTHVLHDHHGDSDQHEADLADALDQLMRRVHTGHATTTEQALLARITAIALPPARRPEHDMGQGPDSPAEWDEDDSIDDLDDHPDTEEDGAGLPTPYTGFGLYNAHEEADKW; encoded by the coding sequence GTGCCCGCACCGTCCCAGGCCACGCTGTACCGGCTCGTCACTTCTCTCGCCCGCCCCGGTGAACTGCCCACCGGGCCGGTCCGGGCCATTCCCGCCAGCTTCGACGGGCGGGCCTTCACCCCCACCACCGCGCTGCGGCCCGGCGAGCAAGTCCAGGTCGACACCACCCGCCTGGATGTCTTCGCCCTCTTCGACGACGGCCGCCTCGCACGGCCGGAGCTGACCATCGCCATCGACGTCGCCACCCGCGCCATCCTCGCCGCGGTCCTGTGCCCCAGCGCGACCAAGGCCGTCGATGCGGCCCTGCTGCTGGCGGAGATGGCCGTCCCCCACCCCGCCCGCCCCACCTGGCCGGGCATCCTGCGCATGGACCACGCCCCGCAACTGCCCCACCAGCGGCTGGCCACGCTCGACGAACGCCTGGCCGGGGCCGCGGCTAGGCCCGTCGTCCTGCCGGAGACGATCGTCGTCGACCGCGGCCGCGTCTTCGTCTCCCGCGCCTTCACCGCCGCCTGCGAAAGCCTCGGCATCAGCGTCCAGCCCGCCCCGCCGTTCGCACCCACCGCCAAAGGCATCGTGGAGCGTGCGTTCGGCACCATCAACGCGCTGTTCTGCCAGCACCTGCCCGGCTACACCGGATCCGACGTCACCCGCCGCGGCCCCGACACCGAACACGATGCCTGCTACAGCGTCCCCCAGCTGCAAGACCTCCTCGATGAATGGCTCGTGCACTACCACCACCGCCCCCACGAGGGCCTGCGGCATCCGATGATGCCCCGCAAGGCCCTCACCCCGAACCAGATGTGGGCCGCCCTCGTCGCCGTCGCCGGCTACGTGCCCGTCCCGCTCACCGGCCACGACTACCTCGAACTGCTGCCCGTGCGCTGGCAGGCCATCACCGCCTCCGGTATCCGCATCCACCACCGCACCTACGACGCGGACCTCCTCGCCCCCTACCGCGGCCAGGCCTCCCGCGTCACGGCGCGCGGCGGGAAATGGGAGATCCACCACAACCCCCACGATGCGCGCCAGATCTGGGTCCGCCTGCCCGACGGCCACCTGACCGAAATCCCGTGGATCCACCGCGATCACGTCCACCGGCCGTTCAACGACCGCACCTGGCAGCACATCAAAACCCACGTCCTGCACGACCATCACGGCGACAGCGACCAGCACGAGGCCGACCTCGCCGACGCCCTCGACCAGCTCATGCGCCGCGTCCACACCGGCCACGCCACCACAACCGAACAGGCCCTCCTCGCCCGCATCACCGCCATCGCCCTGCCCCCAGCCCGTCGCCCAGAACACGACATGGGCCAGGGCCCCGACAGCCCCGCCGAGTGGGACGAGGACGACAGCATCGACGACCTCGACGACCACCCCGACACCGAAGAGGACGGGGCCGGCCTTCCTACCCCGTACACGGGATTCGGGCTCTACAACGCGCACGAGGAAGCAGACAAGTGGTAA
- a CDS encoding MerR family transcriptional regulator, translating into MRIGDAAVAAGTTPRALRFYEERGLLPPPRRSAAGQREYGPGEVARVRVIRELLALGLTVEDLRSVADRIGLLVDHPRRRCGRPDPDVPGSGVVDRRLAALDAEIDRLTRMRTHLALHTYQQP; encoded by the coding sequence ATGCGGATCGGGGATGCGGCGGTAGCGGCGGGGACCACTCCACGGGCCCTGCGGTTCTACGAGGAACGGGGGCTGCTGCCGCCACCGCGGCGCAGCGCCGCCGGGCAACGTGAGTACGGGCCGGGCGAGGTGGCCAGAGTCCGCGTCATCCGTGAACTGCTGGCGCTCGGGCTCACCGTCGAGGACCTGCGCAGCGTCGCCGACCGGATCGGCCTGCTGGTCGACCATCCGCGACGGCGGTGCGGACGTCCCGACCCCGACGTCCCCGGCTCCGGGGTGGTCGACCGCAGACTCGCGGCCCTCGACGCCGAGATCGACCGTCTCACCCGGATGCGCACCCACCTGGCCCTGCACACATACCAACAGCCGTGA
- a CDS encoding NADP-dependent oxidoreductase yields the protein MAVALPATSREIHLADLPGGLPGPEHFRITRKPVPLPGPGQVVVRNRYFLVFPGLRTLIGGQAVGVPLPRIHVGDALFGPAVGEVVAAAPGGPLRPGDIVTHMLGWREHALVAAADCAPLGDVLPDPVAHLSSGSAAYGALTRLAEVRPGDTVFVTGAAGAVGTLAGPVARLLGAGRVIGSTRSPEKAERLRTELGYDEVVVPGPRSIDEQLASAAPEGIDVLLDTVGGDQLTAAVRAARRGARFALVGALSGQLSPRRDGGSAPAEIDTFRLVNQSVSLHGYSSQDHPEVSEEWTRRFGDWLRADEITFPHVRIPGMDNAPRALRELFEGRHFWTVVVELPPG from the coding sequence ATGGCCGTCGCCCTGCCCGCCACGTCCCGCGAAATCCACCTTGCCGACCTGCCCGGCGGACTGCCCGGGCCTGAGCACTTCAGGATCACTCGGAAGCCGGTGCCTTTGCCCGGTCCGGGACAAGTCGTCGTCCGGAACCGGTACTTCCTGGTGTTTCCCGGACTGCGCACGCTGATCGGCGGCCAGGCCGTCGGCGTCCCGCTGCCGCGCATCCACGTCGGTGACGCGCTGTTCGGTCCCGCCGTCGGTGAGGTCGTCGCGGCCGCGCCGGGCGGTCCGCTGCGCCCGGGGGACATCGTCACGCACATGCTCGGGTGGCGCGAGCACGCGCTGGTGGCGGCGGCCGACTGCGCTCCACTGGGCGATGTACTGCCCGACCCTGTGGCCCACCTTTCGTCCGGATCGGCCGCCTACGGAGCACTGACCCGGCTCGCCGAAGTGCGCCCCGGCGACACCGTGTTCGTCACAGGCGCGGCGGGAGCCGTGGGAACGCTGGCGGGCCCCGTCGCGCGTCTGCTGGGCGCCGGAAGGGTCATCGGGAGCACCCGTTCGCCGGAGAAGGCCGAGCGGCTTCGGACCGAACTGGGCTATGACGAGGTCGTGGTGCCGGGGCCCCGCTCGATCGACGAGCAACTGGCCTCGGCGGCGCCGGAAGGCATCGACGTGCTGCTGGACACCGTCGGCGGTGACCAGCTGACCGCGGCTGTCCGCGCCGCGCGCCGGGGCGCCCGCTTCGCGCTGGTCGGCGCTCTGTCGGGACAGTTGTCGCCGCGCCGGGACGGTGGCAGCGCCCCCGCGGAGATCGACACCTTCCGGCTCGTCAACCAAAGCGTCTCGCTGCACGGCTACAGCAGCCAGGACCACCCCGAGGTATCGGAGGAATGGACCAGGCGCTTCGGGGACTGGCTGCGCGCCGACGAGATCACCTTCCCGCATGTACGTATCCCGGGCATGGACAACGCGCCCCGGGCGTTGCGGGAATTGTTCGAGGGGCGGCACTTCTGGACCGTCGTCGTGGAGTTGCCGCCAGGGTGA
- a CDS encoding sulfite oxidase, which yields MPASTPAGHSYETDYDRRRLRQWLAGEARADGVTRRRLLTLLAATAAGSALVNPRSARAAVAGIVKPLPSEWFIERGTNAETRWEALRGTGHHTPNELFFVRNHTATPVLEADDWRLRLWGSGLRGTPGEDRPVEFGYDDLRALPAVTRTAFVECAGNGRSYYTTQQGQTVTGTPWTLGAIGVARWRGVRLADVLRRAGLSPYAVDVQPRGLDAEYVSGGENLGRVRRPLPLAKALDDVLLAYEMNGEPLPYDHGYPVRVLVPSWVGIASIKWVGDIEVSAQPLYSPWNTTFYRLFGPSYPEGGSAPLTRQVTKSAFELASGATFTAGRRHVLHGRSWSGAGAVARVDVSTDGGTNWRPAHLHDRPRAGTWTRWSLGWQPDEPGATHLLARATDTAGRTQPDVATPNTQGYLFDAVVRHPVTVV from the coding sequence GTGCCTGCATCCACCCCCGCCGGTCACTCCTACGAAACCGACTACGACCGCCGCAGGCTGCGTCAGTGGCTCGCCGGTGAGGCCAGGGCCGACGGCGTCACCCGCCGCCGGCTGCTCACCCTGCTCGCCGCGACCGCCGCCGGTTCCGCGCTCGTGAACCCGCGCTCGGCCCGCGCCGCCGTCGCCGGGATCGTCAAGCCGCTGCCGTCCGAGTGGTTCATCGAGCGCGGCACCAACGCCGAGACCCGCTGGGAGGCACTGCGTGGAACCGGCCACCACACCCCCAACGAGCTGTTCTTCGTGCGCAACCACACCGCCACCCCCGTCCTGGAAGCCGACGACTGGCGGCTGCGGCTGTGGGGGAGCGGGCTGCGCGGCACCCCCGGCGAGGACCGGCCGGTGGAGTTCGGATACGACGATCTGCGGGCACTGCCGGCCGTCACCCGTACCGCCTTCGTCGAGTGCGCCGGGAACGGCCGCTCCTACTACACGACTCAACAGGGCCAGACGGTCACCGGCACCCCGTGGACCCTGGGAGCGATCGGCGTAGCACGCTGGCGAGGGGTGCGCCTGGCAGACGTGCTGCGCAGGGCCGGGCTGTCCCCGTACGCCGTGGACGTGCAGCCGCGGGGCCTGGACGCCGAGTACGTCAGCGGCGGCGAGAACCTGGGCCGGGTACGCCGCCCGTTGCCGCTGGCCAAAGCGCTGGACGACGTGCTGCTCGCGTACGAGATGAACGGTGAGCCACTTCCGTACGACCACGGTTATCCGGTGCGGGTGCTGGTGCCCTCCTGGGTGGGGATCGCGTCGATCAAGTGGGTCGGCGACATCGAGGTGTCCGCGCAGCCGCTCTACTCGCCCTGGAACACCACCTTCTACCGGCTGTTCGGCCCGTCCTATCCGGAGGGCGGCAGTGCGCCGCTCACCCGGCAGGTCACGAAGAGCGCCTTCGAGCTGGCGAGCGGTGCCACGTTCACTGCGGGCCGCAGGCACGTACTGCACGGACGGTCGTGGTCGGGTGCGGGCGCCGTCGCCCGGGTCGACGTCAGCACCGACGGCGGGACGAACTGGCGGCCCGCCCACCTGCACGACCGGCCCCGCGCCGGTACTTGGACCCGCTGGTCCCTCGGCTGGCAGCCCGACGAACCGGGCGCCACCCACCTGCTGGCCCGCGCCACGGACACGGCCGGCCGCACTCAGCCGGATGTCGCCACGCCCAACACCCAGGGCTACCTGTTCGACGCGGTGGTCCGGCACCCGGTGACCGTGGTGTGA
- a CDS encoding MFS transporter translates to MSETAASGYRAVLALPHTKTVLGLGVLTRLASGLIPFAVLISFTQRHGIGAAGLASGALMLAIALPGPARARWCARRGTWAVSAMATASAALFATAATTLAMSTWLVPLIGTAAAGALLPPLAPTLRALWSRLIPDKQQLQGAHALDSTVEELTFIAAPLLGTAALALTDARLTLLTAALLLPLAAAGLHRLQQRLPAVDAETPPAPTTDSATGAAPGSRSLIRSRDGQGIVVPIVTLGLCAGGLNVIIPEASIAFSSLGSSGYAFAAFSLGGLVGGLVYGRRTWTSSLRTRYTQATLALAASALILAALAASPLMILAVFCAGLPLTPLFVLAYLLVDERILPARHTEANAWLSSGYNLGSAAGAALGGQLIAAFGPRVTAITLAAAAALATMISHRLPTADSPETSTAQPNTETALPEA, encoded by the coding sequence GTGAGCGAAACGGCCGCCTCCGGCTACCGCGCGGTGCTCGCCCTCCCCCACACCAAGACCGTGCTCGGCCTGGGCGTCCTCACCCGGCTCGCTTCCGGTCTCATCCCCTTCGCCGTGCTGATCTCCTTCACCCAACGGCACGGCATCGGCGCCGCCGGCCTCGCCTCGGGCGCCCTGATGCTCGCCATCGCACTGCCCGGCCCGGCCCGCGCCCGATGGTGCGCACGGCGAGGCACCTGGGCAGTGTCCGCCATGGCCACCGCCAGCGCGGCCCTGTTCGCCACAGCCGCCACAACCCTGGCGATGAGCACCTGGCTAGTCCCCCTCATCGGCACGGCCGCCGCAGGCGCCCTGCTGCCACCGCTCGCCCCGACGCTCAGAGCCCTGTGGTCCCGCCTGATCCCCGACAAACAGCAACTGCAGGGTGCTCACGCCCTGGACTCGACGGTCGAAGAACTCACCTTCATCGCCGCCCCGCTCCTAGGTACCGCCGCCCTGGCGCTGACCGACGCCCGATTGACACTCCTGACGGCTGCCCTGCTCCTGCCGCTCGCCGCCGCCGGACTGCACCGCCTCCAGCAGAGACTCCCCGCGGTTGACGCAGAGACGCCCCCAGCACCGACCACCGACTCGGCCACCGGCGCCGCGCCGGGCAGCCGGTCCCTCATCCGCTCCCGGGACGGACAGGGCATCGTCGTCCCCATCGTCACCCTGGGCCTGTGCGCGGGCGGCCTGAACGTCATCATCCCGGAAGCCTCCATCGCGTTCTCCAGCCTTGGCTCCTCCGGGTATGCGTTCGCCGCCTTCTCCCTCGGCGGCCTGGTCGGCGGCCTCGTCTACGGCCGCCGCACCTGGACGTCCTCCCTGCGCACCCGCTACACCCAGGCCACCCTGGCCCTGGCCGCAAGCGCGCTGATCCTGGCCGCGCTCGCCGCCTCGCCGCTGATGATCCTGGCCGTGTTCTGCGCAGGACTGCCCCTCACCCCGCTGTTCGTCCTCGCTTACCTCCTCGTCGACGAACGTATCCTCCCGGCACGCCACACCGAGGCCAACGCCTGGCTCAGCTCGGGCTACAACCTCGGCTCGGCCGCCGGGGCCGCCCTGGGCGGCCAGCTCATCGCCGCCTTCGGACCACGTGTCACCGCAATCACGCTCGCCGCTGCAGCGGCCCTGGCGACCATGATCAGCCACCGATTGCCGACCGCTGACTCACCCGAAACATCCACAGCTCAACCCAATACCGAGACAGCACTCCCTGAAGCCTGA